AGCCACGCGATCTACACCAACTCCGGCTCTGAAGCCAACGAGGTGCTGATCCGTACCGTGCGCCGCTACTGGCAGATCCTCGGCAAGGCGCAGAAGAAGATCATGATCGGCCGCTGGAACGGCTACCACGGCTCGACCCTGGGCGCCACGGCGCTGGGCGGGATGAAGTTCATGCACGACATGGGCGGGGTGATCCCCGATGTTGCGCACATTGACGAGCCGTACTGGTTTGCCCACGAGGGCGACCTGACCCCGGCCGAATTCGGCCTGCGCGCGGCGCGCCAACTGGAAGAGAAGATCCTCGAACTTGGCGCCGACAACGTCGCCGCGTTTGTTGCCGAACCCTTCCAGGGCGCCGGCGGCATGATCTTCCCGCCAGAAAGCTACTGGCCAGAAATCCAGCGCATCTGCCGGCAGTACGACGTGCTGCTGTGCGCCGATGAAGTCATCGGCGGCTTTGGCCGCACCGGCGAGTGGTTCGCCCACCAGCATTTTGGTTTCGAGCCCGACACCCTGTCGATCGCCAAGGGCCTGACCAGCGGCTACATCCCCATGGGCGGCCTGATTCTGTCCAAACGCATGGCCGAGGTGCTGGTGGAGCAGGGCGGGGTATTCGCCCACGGCCTGACCTATTCCGGTCACCCGGTGGCGGCAGCGGTAGCAATTGCCAACCTCAAGGCGCTGCGCGACGAAGGCATCGTCAGCCGCGTCAAGCACGAGACCGGCCCCTACCTGCAGCGTTGCCTGCGCGAAGTGTTCGGCAACCACCCGCTGATTGGCGAGGTGCAGGGCGCAGGCCTGGTTGCGGCCTTGCAGTTCGCCGAAGACAAGGCCAGCCGCAAGCGCTTTGCCAACGAAAACGACATGGCCTGGCGTTGCCGCACCCTCGGCTTTGAAGAGGGCCTGATCATTCGCTCGACCCTGGGCCGGATGATCATGGCCCCGGCCCTGGTGGCCAGCCACGCCGACATCGATGAACTGGTCGACAAGACCCGTACCGCTGTAGACCGTACCGCCCGCGAATTCGGTCGCCTGTAAACCCAAAAGTGGCCGGCGCGCGCGGGCGTGCCGGCCTATTAGAGGAACCGCTTCATGTCCAGATCCTTGCGTTGCTGTGTTCCCTTTGCCCTGGTTGTGCTGTGCAGCGCGGTGTCGGCTGCGCCGCAGAACCTCACCGTCATCTCCTTTGGCGGCGCCACCAAGCAGGCCCAGGACAAGGCCTACTTCCAACCTTTCAACGCCAGCGGCGCAGGACGCGTGGTTGCCGGCGAGTACAACGGTGAGCTGTCGAAAATCAAGGCCATGGTCGATGTCGGCCATACCAGCTGGGACGTGGTCGAGGTCGAGAGCCCGGAGCTGTTGCGCGGCTGTGACGAAGGCCTGTTCGAGCGTCTCGATCCGGCGCGCTTCGGCGACCCGGCGCAGTTCGTCCCGGGTACCCTGAGCGAATGCGGGGTGGCCACCTACGTCTGGTCGATGGTCATGGCCTACGACAACGGCAAGCTGGCCAAGGCGCCGAGTTCCTGGGCCGACTTCTGGAACGTTGCCGACTTCCCCGGCAAGCGCGGCTTGCGCAAGGGTGCCAAGTACACCCTGGAGATCGCCTTGCTCGCCGACGGGGTCAAGCCCGAGCAGCTGTATGAAGTGCTCGGTACGCCGCAAGGGGTGAGCCGCGCCTTTGCCAAACTGGACCAGATCAAGGGCAATATCCAGTGGTGGGAAGCCGGCGCGCAACCGGCGCAGTGGCTGATTGCCGGTGACGTGGTCATGAGCGCGGCCTACAACGGCCGGATCGCCTCGGCACAGAAGGAGGGCATGAAGCTCAGTATCGTCTGGCCGCAAAGCCTGTACGACCCGGAATACTGGGCGGTGGTCAAGGGCACGCCGAACAAGGCCCTGGCCGAGGACTTCATTGCCTTTGCCAGCCAGCCACAAACCCAGAAGGTGTTTTCCGAGGAGATTCCCTACGGGCCGGTGCACCGCGAGGCGCTGAAGCTGCTGCCGGCGAATGTCCAGCAACAGTTGCCGACCGCCGAGGCCAACCTGGCCGGGGCGCGGGCGGTGGATGCCGGGTTCTGGGTGGACCATGGCGAGGAGCTGGAGCAGCGCTTCAACGCCTGGGCGGCGCGCTGAATTCATCGCGGGTCAAGCCCGCTCCCACAGGTATTGCATCGCCCCTGTGGGAGCGGCGGTGCGGCGACCCGACTTGACCCGCGATGCTGTAGAACCCTAAGCCAGCCAGGCAGCAAACTGCTCCTTGCAGTAATCGACAAACAACTGCGCAGGCTTGGTCAGCTGCGCACGCTTGAGCCAGCCGGCCACCAGCGCGGAGCCTGTGACATCTTCGGCAATCTCCACACAGACCACTTCCTGGCCATCATAGGTGCTGTGGCCATGGGGCTTGGTCACCAGCAGGGCAAAGCCAAAGCCCTGGCCGACCATGCCGCGGACCATCTCGATCGACGGCGAGCTGAAGACGATGTTCGGGCTCAGCTGCAGTTCTTCGAAAATACTCACGAAGTAAGTGCGGCTGGGCTGCACGTCGAGGAGGATCATCGGCTCCAGCGCCAGGTCCCTGATCGAGACCTGCTTCTGCCCGGCAAAGCGATGGCCCGCCGGCACTAGCGCATAGGGGCGCTGGGGCGCGGTCAGGGCTTCGGTTTCAATGGTGCTGTCCAGGTCATGTTCGTAGAAGATCGCCAGGTCGAAGCGCCCGCCGGTCAGGCCTTGCACCAATTCCTGCTGCTCGCCGTCCTGCAGGC
This portion of the Pseudomonas sp. SORT22 genome encodes:
- a CDS encoding LysR substrate-binding domain-containing protein, which produces MASYTLRQLKYFVTTVECGSVAEASRKLYIAQPSISTAVKGLEDSFGVQLFIRHHAQGVSLTPGGARFYRKAQELLRMAREFEQNALADNDVVCGQIDIGCFETVAPLYLPRLIAGFRQRFPGVEIRLQDGEQQELVQGLTGGRFDLAIFYEHDLDSTIETEALTAPQRPYALVPAGHRFAGQKQVSIRDLALEPMILLDVQPSRTYFVSIFEELQLSPNIVFSSPSIEMVRGMVGQGFGFALLVTKPHGHSTYDGQEVVCVEIAEDVTGSALVAGWLKRAQLTKPAQLFVDYCKEQFAAWLA
- a CDS encoding aspartate aminotransferase family protein, coding for MTAHVKPARSTGDYQAADAAHHIHAFLDQKALNAEGPRVIVRGEGLALWDNDGKRYLDGMSGLWCTNLGYGRKDLAAAASQQLEQLPYYNMFFHTTHPAVVELSELLFSLLPAHYSHAIYTNSGSEANEVLIRTVRRYWQILGKAQKKIMIGRWNGYHGSTLGATALGGMKFMHDMGGVIPDVAHIDEPYWFAHEGDLTPAEFGLRAARQLEEKILELGADNVAAFVAEPFQGAGGMIFPPESYWPEIQRICRQYDVLLCADEVIGGFGRTGEWFAHQHFGFEPDTLSIAKGLTSGYIPMGGLILSKRMAEVLVEQGGVFAHGLTYSGHPVAAAVAIANLKALRDEGIVSRVKHETGPYLQRCLREVFGNHPLIGEVQGAGLVAALQFAEDKASRKRFANENDMAWRCRTLGFEEGLIIRSTLGRMIMAPALVASHADIDELVDKTRTAVDRTAREFGRL
- a CDS encoding ABC transporter substrate-binding protein; this encodes MSRSLRCCVPFALVVLCSAVSAAPQNLTVISFGGATKQAQDKAYFQPFNASGAGRVVAGEYNGELSKIKAMVDVGHTSWDVVEVESPELLRGCDEGLFERLDPARFGDPAQFVPGTLSECGVATYVWSMVMAYDNGKLAKAPSSWADFWNVADFPGKRGLRKGAKYTLEIALLADGVKPEQLYEVLGTPQGVSRAFAKLDQIKGNIQWWEAGAQPAQWLIAGDVVMSAAYNGRIASAQKEGMKLSIVWPQSLYDPEYWAVVKGTPNKALAEDFIAFASQPQTQKVFSEEIPYGPVHREALKLLPANVQQQLPTAEANLAGARAVDAGFWVDHGEELEQRFNAWAAR